The Scomber scombrus chromosome 22, fScoSco1.1, whole genome shotgun sequence genome has a window encoding:
- the hmga2 gene encoding high mobility group protein HMGI-C has product MSGRGEEAGEGSGSQEPAGAAEPQKRRPGRPRKPQKEPSGEPVPKRPRGRPKGSKNKGPSKAAQKKAEATGEKRPRGRPRKWVSLWFS; this is encoded by the exons ATGAGCGGACGCGGTGAAGAGGCCGGGGAGGGCTCTGGCTCCCAGGAACCCGCGGGGGCCGCGGAGCCCCAGAAGAGAAGGCCGGGGAGACCAAGAAAGCCCCAGAAA GAGCCCAGTGGAGAGCCTGTCCCCAAGAGACCGAGGGGCCGCCCTAAAGGAAGTAAGAACAAGGGCCCCTCTAAGGCAGCACAGAAG AAAGCTGAGGCAACCGGGGAGAAAAGACCCAGGGGGCGACCAAGGAAATGGGTGAGTCTGTGGTTCTCTTAA